A segment of the Luteolibacter arcticus genome:
GAATTTCTCGCGCTCCCAGGCATCCGTGATGCCATCGCCATCGGTATCCGGCGCATGGAGGGTGGCGGTCTTGAGACTGGAGAGATCGATCCAGCCGACATTGGCCCCATAGGCGAGGCCGGCAAGCTGGCCGGTCAGGAGATCGAAACGTGGCCGGTTGGCGTCGGTCGTCGGCCGCGGGGAACCGGTGGCATCGAGTCCAAAATTGATCCACCCGAGATTCGCGCCCCACGCGAGGCCGGAGAGGTTTCCCATGCCATCGTGATTCACGCCGCTATCGTTGCCGTCCGCGTTCGAGTAGCGGATGCCATTCACCGGCGTCCCATCGCCGAAATGGATCCATCCACAGTTCGCGGCGTGAGCGTAGCCGGAGCTGGCGTATTCACCGATCACGACGCCATTGACGGGAGCCGCCGCGTGGATCCAGCCGATGTTCGCTCCATGGATGTAGGGCGAAGCCGCGGCAACGGTGGTGGGCACCGGCAGGGTGATCCCCTGCGGCGTGGGCCCGCCGAGCGACGCAATGTCCGCGGCGCTGAGTTCCTCCGCCCAGAAGCCGAGCGTGCTGAGCTTGGCGGGCTTCAGTTCGGAGCCTCCCACGGTATTGTCCGAGAAGAGCAGGAAGGAGGATTGCAGGGAGAATGCGCCGTCGAAGGAACTGGTGCGCGGGGTGCCGTTCGGCACGCCATTGAGGTAGCACTTCATCGTCGTCCCCCCACCGTTGCCATCGTTCCCGCAGGTGATGGCGAGCCGGTACCATGTGTTCACCGCGATAGCGCCGGATGAACTCAGCCCCGAGTTCAAGCTGCCGGTCAGGTTATTCGTCGAGAAGACATAGATCGAGACGTCGGTGTCATTGAGCGGATTGAAGTGGATCAGCCCGGCGTAAGTTTGCAGCGCATCCAGCTTCACATCCATGACGATGCTCCACTGATTCGTCCGGGTCGCACCCGGGCCGCCATTCGGTCCGGCGGCATTCGTGACGATCAAGCGCTTGGCCGGAGTGGAAAAGGGCTGGGTCTGCAGGAACTGGTAGCCGGAGCCATCGGTGCCAAAGCTGTAGTCTACCCCCGCGGTTAGAGTGGAGGCATCGAGTACGACATGGGATGGCAAGGTACCGGCGAAGCCCGAGTCCAATTGCCAAACTCCCTGGGGAGTGAAGATCCCGGCTTCGGCGGTGCAGGCGGCGAGTGCCACGCAGGCAGGTAACAAGCGGGTGGGGTGCATGGGTGATAGCGGGAGACTGCGGCAGGGATGCCGCGCCCTCCGCCGGGTGAGAGGGCGGAGGGCGCGGGTCAGGCGATGAAGCCAGACATTCCGCCGTGGCATTCCCGGAGGTTCACTGGGAGGGGAAAAGACGAACCAACGCGATGGCCATGGATGAACCATCACAGTCTCCTAAAAATCAGCTCTCGTGAAAATACGCAGGACAGCGTACGCGGCGTCACTCGCCGCGAGTCGCCCTTACCGCCGCAGTCCGGGTCTCCGCGCCGGTCTTCCGCAGGATGTTTTCCACGTGCTTGTCGATCGTCCGGGACGAGCAGCCGAGTATGATGGCGATCTCCGAATTCCGCTTACCTTCGCGGAGCCAGCCGAAGACCTCGACCTCGCGCGTCGTGAGCGATTCGCCCGTACCTCCCTGGCGCAGGCGGTCGGTCAAACAGGCCTGCCGGTGCGCCAGCCGGATGTGGCGGCTCGCCAGCTCGAGCATCGTTTTCGAGCGACCGTCGATCGCGCGGTCCCGGTTGATCGTGAGGGAATTGATCCACCCTTCGCGTGACAAAAGGACGTTGACCTGATGCTTGATGCCGTGGGGGCGGAAGATGTCCTGATAGAAGTCGGTCTTGTGAAACTGACGGCGCGGCATCAGGTCGGAAATGTCCACCACCGGTCCCGTCCCGCCTCCCTGGATGTAGCTGTAGACCGGATTCTCGCGATAGAGTTCAGCGATGCGGGCCGCCATGCGCATCTGATCGGCGGCGTCCAGTGGAACATTGTGGTCGATGGAATACTGGCTGTCGGATTCGCGGATCTGGTCGAAGGCGATGGTCGCCCCTGGCAAGAGCTCGGCGGTCAGCGCCACGATTCGCTCGCCGAACGCGCCCACCGGCATCGGCTCTTGCAGGCCGGCGACGAAGTCGAGCAAGCGCCGGTAATCGGAATGCCGCAATCGTTCCATGGGGGACGCCAGTCTAACGGCAAGCGGGCAGCAAGCAAGCGACTGCGAAAGTCGTGCATTCTGCCGTTCTAACTGCTGCCTCCCTTCTTAACTTTTCCTTCGCGATTCCACCCGCTTGGAATACTGTCCGCACGAACAGTATGGATCTCGACCAGAAGCTTTCCATCTTGGCGGACGCCGCGAAATACGACGCGTCTTGCGCAAGCTCCGGTGCAAACAAGCGCGACTCCAGCAATGGGAAGGGCTTGGGCTCCGCAGGTGGCGCAGGGATTTGCCACAGCTACGCTCCGGACGGCCGCTGCATCTCGCTGCTGAAGATCCTGCTTACCAACCGCTGCCTCTACGATTGCCACTACTGCATCAATCGTAGATCGAGCAACGTTCGACGCGCGGCCTTCACGCCGGAGGAGGCGGTGAAGCTGACGCTCGACTTCTACAAACGGAACTACATCGAGGGCCTCTTCCTGAGTTCCGGCATCATCCGCAGTGCCGATTATACAATGGAGCAGGTTGTGAGCGTCGCCCGGACGCTGCGGGAAGAGCACGATTTCCGCGGCTACATTCATCTCAAGACCATCCCCGAGGCCTCGCCAGAACTCATCGAGCAGGCTGCCCGCTATGCCGACCGCATCAGCATCAATCTCGAGCTGCCCACCCAACAGAGCCTCGACCGCCTTGCTCCGGAAAAGAACCTCGGCCGCACCAAACAGGCGATGGGCCGGATCCGCGTGAAGCTGGACGATGCGGCGGACCGCAAGCGCGGTGGCGATCGCAAGCTGCGCCATGCCACCGGGCAAAGCACCCAGGTGATCGTCGGCGCGGATGCCTCCACCGATGCCGATTTCCTCGCGCGGTCCGACGAGCTTTACAGGGCCTACCGGCTGCGGAGGGTCTATTACTCCGCGTTCAGCCCGATCCCCGAGCCATCGTCCATCTTGCCGCCATCGGCGCCGCCGCTCATGCGGGAGCACCGGCTGTATCAGGCGGATTGGCTGATGAGATACTATGGATTCAGTACTTCGGAGATCCTCACACCGGATCAGCCGAATCTGGATTTGACGCTCGACCCGAAGCTCGCTTGGGCATTTCGGAACCGGCACGAATTCCCGCTCGATCTCCAGACGGCACCCCGCGACCAGCTCCTGCGCGTGCCGGGCCTTGGCGTGAAGAACGTGGACCGCATCCTGTCGATCCGTCGGCTCACGATTTTGCGCCTAACAGACCTGGCGCGGCTGCGGATCTCGCTGCCCAAGGTGAGGCCTTTCATCATCGTCGCGGACCATCATCCGGCGCGGGAGGGACTTGATACCGATCGCCTGCTGGCGCGGTTGGCACCGCGACCGGTCCAACTCGATCTCTTCGGCGATGGACTGCGTTGATCCCGGCGATTCCTTTGTGTCGTGGCGGGCCGCGGCGCGCGGGCTTCTGGCGCGGGACATTTCTCCGGCGGAGGTGATCTGGGAAGCTCCGGCGGGCAGCTTGTTCGAGTCCGCACCTGTGGTTTCAATGGTGTCCGATTCCATTTCGGTGCCGCCCGCTTTCGTGGATCTGGCCCGGAATGCTGCCTGCCATGCCGATCCACGTCGCTGGGCGCTGCTCTACCGCATTCTCTGGCGAATTGTGAAAGGGGGCGAGCGGAGGCTGATGGAAATCGCCAGCGATGCGGATGTGGCGATGGTGCGACTCTTTGCCAAGAACGTCCGCCGTGAGATCCACAAGATGCATGCCTTCGTGCGCTTCCGGAAGGTCGGGGAAACGGAGGATGGCCGCGAGCGCTTCGTCGCATGGTTCGAGCCCGACCACTTCATCGTGGAAGCGGCCTCGCCGTTTTTCTGCAAGCGCTTCGCGAACATGGACTGGTCCATCTTCACTCCGAAGGGCTGCACGCACTGGATCGGTGGCGAGTTCAAGCTGGCACCCGGTGTGACGCGGAATCCGTGCGATGATCCGGACGCCCTCGAAGGCATCTGGAGGACCTATTACCGCAGCATCTTCAATCCCTCGCGGCTCAAGCTGAAGGCGATGCAGTCGGAGATGCCGAGGCGCTACTGGAAGAACTTGCCGGAAGCCGACTTGATCGACGAACTGTCACGACACAGCGCATGCCGGAGCCGCGCGATGATCGACGGTCCGCTCCGCGACGTGAAGAGGGCGCCCGCGAATGCCTACCTCGATCGGCTGCGTGAGCAATCGATGCCAGTGGAGGTGCCGGAGAATCCTCCATCGTTCGCCGAATTCGGAGAGCTCAATCGCATGATCCACGCGTGCCGCCATTGTCCGCTTTGGGAGCACGCCACGGCGGCGGTGCCAGGCGAGGGGCCGGAGACTGCGCGCATCATGATCGTGGGCGAGCAGCCTGGTGATCGCGAGGATCTGGAAGGCCGTCCCTTTGCCGGGCCGGCGGGGAAGCTGCTCGACCGTGCCTTGGAAGAAGCCGGCCTCGACCGGTCCGGGATCTACGTCACGAATGCCGTGAAGCACTTCAAGTGGACGCCGCGCGGCAAGCTGCGCCTTCACCAGAAGCCGGACGCCGGG
Coding sequences within it:
- a CDS encoding helix-turn-helix domain-containing protein — encoded protein: MERLRHSDYRRLLDFVAGLQEPMPVGAFGERIVALTAELLPGATIAFDQIRESDSQYSIDHNVPLDAADQMRMAARIAELYRENPVYSYIQGGGTGPVVDISDLMPRRQFHKTDFYQDIFRPHGIKHQVNVLLSREGWINSLTINRDRAIDGRSKTMLELASRHIRLAHRQACLTDRLRQGGTGESLTTREVEVFGWLREGKRNSEIAIILGCSSRTIDKHVENILRKTGAETRTAAVRATRGE
- a CDS encoding LamG domain-containing protein, which gives rise to MHPTRLLPACVALAACTAEAGIFTPQGVWQLDSGFAGTLPSHVVLDASTLTAGVDYSFGTDGSGYQFLQTQPFSTPAKRLIVTNAAGPNGGPGATRTNQWSIVMDVKLDALQTYAGLIHFNPLNDTDVSIYVFSTNNLTGSLNSGLSSSGAIAVNTWYRLAITCGNDGNGGGTTMKCYLNGVPNGTPRTSSFDGAFSLQSSFLLFSDNTVGGSELKPAKLSTLGFWAEELSAADIASLGGPTPQGITLPVPTTVAAASPYIHGANIGWIHAAAPVNGVVIGEYASSGYAHAANCGWIHFGDGTPVNGIRYSNADGNDSGVNHDGMGNLSGLAWGANLGWINFGLDATGSPRPTTDANRPRFDLLTGQLAGLAYGANVGWIDLSSLKTATLHAPDTDGDGITDAWEREKFGSLTAASATTDADKDSVSDKDEHLADSNPNDSNSRLRIVSQQLGFFPGEGYNSWDATFTSSPRRLYRYQTSPDVGVTPWYSETSLFPGSSGSTTSQGISVQPSPRNFFRVQVAKPLQP
- a CDS encoding putative DNA modification/repair radical SAM protein, with protein sequence MDLDQKLSILADAAKYDASCASSGANKRDSSNGKGLGSAGGAGICHSYAPDGRCISLLKILLTNRCLYDCHYCINRRSSNVRRAAFTPEEAVKLTLDFYKRNYIEGLFLSSGIIRSADYTMEQVVSVARTLREEHDFRGYIHLKTIPEASPELIEQAARYADRISINLELPTQQSLDRLAPEKNLGRTKQAMGRIRVKLDDAADRKRGGDRKLRHATGQSTQVIVGADASTDADFLARSDELYRAYRLRRVYYSAFSPIPEPSSILPPSAPPLMREHRLYQADWLMRYYGFSTSEILTPDQPNLDLTLDPKLAWAFRNRHEFPLDLQTAPRDQLLRVPGLGVKNVDRILSIRRLTILRLTDLARLRISLPKVRPFIIVADHHPAREGLDTDRLLARLAPRPVQLDLFGDGLR
- a CDS encoding UdgX family uracil-DNA binding protein (This protein belongs to the uracil DNA glycosylase superfamily, members of which act in excision repair of DNA. However, it belongs more specifically to UdgX branch, whose founding member was found to bind uracil in DNA (where it does not belong), without cleaving it, appears to promote DNA repair by a pathway involving RecA, rather than base excision.) is translated as MDCVDPGDSFVSWRAAARGLLARDISPAEVIWEAPAGSLFESAPVVSMVSDSISVPPAFVDLARNAACHADPRRWALLYRILWRIVKGGERRLMEIASDADVAMVRLFAKNVRREIHKMHAFVRFRKVGETEDGRERFVAWFEPDHFIVEAASPFFCKRFANMDWSIFTPKGCTHWIGGEFKLAPGVTRNPCDDPDALEGIWRTYYRSIFNPSRLKLKAMQSEMPRRYWKNLPEADLIDELSRHSACRSRAMIDGPLRDVKRAPANAYLDRLREQSMPVEVPENPPSFAEFGELNRMIHACRHCPLWEHATAAVPGEGPETARIMIVGEQPGDREDLEGRPFAGPAGKLLDRALEEAGLDRSGIYVTNAVKHFKWTPRGKLRLHQKPDAGEIDACKPWLLAELSHIAPSVVILLGATAARSLLGPGVQVTKQRGLVAAPQLAERVILTVHPSYLLRVDELRKEVEYRQFVADLKLAQDD